From one Cryptosporangium phraense genomic stretch:
- a CDS encoding methylmalonyl-CoA mutase subunit beta has product MTVPSEKLSLAAGFEPADRARWRELALAVLQKSRRATDETPAEAVDDLLSTVTYDGIRISPLYTAGGSPEPGAPGFPPFVRGNRLRDTTAEGGERPGGWDVRQRHADPDVTATKAAIAADLENGVTSLWLVLGDAGLPVAALPEVLTDVYLDLAPISIDAGPRTREAAEAFFGLAASAPDGGAVGSNLGADPIGLSARTGVPADLTVLTDLARRTSGTGIRAGLVDATVYHETGGSDAQELGLSIATGVAYLRALTDAGLPVGAALDELEFRYAATADQFLTIAKFRAARRLWARVAEVSGAPDSPQHQHAVTSSAMMTGRDPWVNLLRTTLACFGAGIGGADAVTVAPFDAVLGLPDAFSRRIARNTQSLLLEESSLGRVLDPAGGSWYVESLTDELAHAAWEVFTGVERAGGIAAALASGQVERDLATVWEQRKANLAHRRDPLTGVSEFPNLTEKLPIRTPSPAPRSGGLPRVRYAQDFEALRDAADAAPQRPAVFLATLGPLAAYTARATFAANLFQAGGIETIPAGPDLGPAELAGAFRASGATVAVLCSTDKIYATDGETAAAALQDAGATRIWLAGRNGTLPNVENYVFSGCDAVGVLTTTLDDLGVAR; this is encoded by the coding sequence ATGACGGTGCCGTCCGAGAAACTGTCCCTGGCCGCCGGCTTCGAGCCGGCCGATCGGGCCCGCTGGCGGGAGCTCGCACTCGCTGTGCTGCAGAAATCCCGTCGCGCCACCGACGAGACCCCGGCCGAGGCGGTCGACGACCTGCTCAGCACGGTGACCTACGACGGGATCCGGATCTCGCCGCTCTACACCGCGGGCGGGAGCCCGGAACCCGGCGCGCCGGGCTTCCCGCCGTTCGTCCGCGGCAACCGTCTGCGTGACACGACCGCCGAGGGTGGCGAGCGCCCCGGCGGGTGGGACGTCCGTCAGCGGCACGCCGACCCCGACGTCACGGCGACGAAGGCGGCGATCGCCGCCGACCTGGAGAACGGGGTCACGTCCCTCTGGCTGGTCCTCGGCGACGCCGGCCTCCCGGTCGCCGCGCTGCCCGAGGTGCTCACCGACGTCTACCTGGACCTGGCCCCGATCTCGATCGACGCCGGCCCCCGGACGCGGGAGGCCGCCGAGGCGTTCTTCGGCCTGGCCGCCTCCGCGCCCGACGGCGGCGCCGTCGGCAGCAACCTGGGTGCCGATCCGATCGGCCTGAGCGCCCGCACCGGAGTCCCGGCCGACCTGACCGTGCTCACCGACCTCGCCCGGCGCACCTCCGGCACCGGAATCCGGGCCGGGCTCGTCGACGCGACGGTCTACCACGAGACCGGCGGCTCGGACGCCCAGGAGCTCGGCCTCTCGATCGCCACCGGCGTCGCCTACCTCCGCGCGCTCACCGACGCCGGCCTCCCGGTTGGGGCCGCGCTGGACGAGCTCGAGTTCCGCTACGCGGCCACCGCCGACCAGTTCCTCACGATCGCCAAGTTCCGGGCCGCTCGCCGCCTCTGGGCCCGGGTGGCCGAGGTCAGCGGGGCCCCGGACTCGCCGCAGCACCAGCACGCGGTCACCAGCAGCGCGATGATGACCGGCCGCGACCCCTGGGTGAACCTGCTCCGCACCACGCTGGCCTGCTTCGGCGCGGGCATCGGCGGCGCCGACGCGGTCACCGTCGCCCCGTTCGACGCGGTCCTCGGCCTCCCCGACGCGTTCTCCCGCCGGATCGCCCGCAACACCCAGTCACTGCTGCTCGAGGAGTCCTCGCTCGGCCGCGTCCTCGACCCGGCCGGCGGCTCCTGGTACGTCGAGAGCCTCACCGACGAGCTGGCCCACGCGGCCTGGGAGGTCTTCACCGGCGTCGAGCGGGCCGGCGGCATCGCCGCGGCCCTGGCCTCCGGCCAGGTCGAACGCGACCTCGCGACGGTCTGGGAGCAGCGGAAGGCCAACCTGGCGCACCGCCGGGACCCGCTCACCGGCGTCAGCGAGTTCCCGAACCTCACCGAGAAACTGCCGATCCGGACGCCGTCCCCGGCGCCGCGCAGCGGCGGGCTCCCCCGCGTCCGCTACGCCCAGGACTTCGAGGCCCTGCGGGACGCCGCCGACGCCGCCCCGCAACGCCCGGCCGTCTTCCTGGCCACGCTCGGTCCGTTGGCCGCGTACACCGCCCGGGCGACGTTCGCTGCGAACCTGTTCCAGGCCGGCGGCATCGAGACGATCCCGGCCGGCCCTGACCTGGGCCCGGCTGAACTGGCCGGAGCGTTCCGGGCCAGCGGCGCCACGGTCGCGGTGCTCTGCTCGACCGACAAGATCTACGCCACCGACGGCGAGACCG